From Pseudomonas hormoni:
CTACAACGCGACGTATCAGGGGCAGAACGTGCGGGTGGTGAGCCTGCTCAAACCCGTGAGCGAGCCGAACATGAACGGCATGGCGGAAATTCGCGTGGCGGAGACCGATGAAGCTCGCGTCAGCATGGCTCGTAGCCTGGCAGCAGACACGTTGCTGCGGCTGGGCATGCTGGCGGTCGGGGCATTGCTGATGGTGTGGTTTGCGGTCAGTGCGGCGTTGCGTCCATTGGAGCGCTTGCGCACGGCGGTGGAAGAGCGGCAGTCCGATGACCTGCGGCCGCTGCCGTTGGTGGAAGTGCAGCACGAATTGTGGCCGCTGGTGCGCGCGCTCAATCACTTTACCGAGCGCCTGCGCGGGCAGTTCGAGCGACAGGCGCAATTCATCGCCGATGCCGCCCATGAACTGCGTACGCCACTGGCGGCGCTCAAGGCCCGGCTTGAGCTGGGCCTGCGTTCGACCGAACCGGAGACCTGGCGCAACACATTGGAAACGGCGGCCCAGGGCACGGACCGCTTGACCCATCTGGCCAATCAATTGCTCTCGTTGGCGCGGGTTGAAAACGGTGCCCGGGCGATCGCCGAGGGCGGCGCGCAGTTGTTGGACTTGAGTCAGTTGGCCCGCGAACTCGGCATGGCCATGGCGCCGCTGGCCCATGCCCGCGGCGTGGCGCTGGCGCTGGAGGCGGACGAGCCGGTATGGCTGCGCGGTGAGCCGACGCTGTTGAGCGAGCTATTGAGCAATCTCGTGGATAACGCGCTGGCCCATACGCCTTCCGGTGGTAATGTGATCCTGCGGGTTTCGGCGCCGGCAGTGCTGGAAGTCGAAGATGATGGGCCGGGGATTCCTCTTGAAGAACGCGACCGGGTGTTCGAACGCTTCTATCGACGCAACCAGCAAATCGCCGGCTCGGGGTTGGGGCTGGCGATTGTCGGCGAGATTTGCCGCGCGCATTTGGCACAGATCAGCCTGCACGATGGTGAACAGGCCGGGTTGAAGGTGCGGGTGAGTTTTATCGCGGGAGAGTGATGGTGTCTGTACTGGCCTCTTCGCGGGCAAGCCTCGCTCCTACAGGTCATCACTGATCCTGTAGGAGCGAGGCTTGCCCGCGAAGCTTTTTCTTTTAATAGAACATCGACCGCGACTCTTCCAGCTCCCTGCACATCGCCTCGTTTTCCGGATCGATCCCGAGCTTCCTGAAGGCTGGCACACTGATCGCGTCGATACGGGCGATGGGATGGTCGGTGTCCTTGTGGCAATACAAACTGGCCACCTGCACCAGATCCACATAGTCGACGCGCTCGGACTCACGCTTGAAGTCCAGATACAGCCCCGGCAATTGCACCAGCATTTCCGGAAACTCCCAGACCCGCAGCAGTTTATCGCCCAGCAACGGGTGAATCTGGTCGATCACATGGTTCAGGCTGACCGGGTCCGACAGCAGCTCGTAATGGTCTTCGGCGTAGGTCAGGATCGGCAGTACACCAATCTGATGCACCAGCCCGCCGAGAGCCGCCTGATCAGGTTTGAGTTGCGTGTAACTGCGGCACAGCGCGTAACTGACGCCGGCGATTTCCAGGCTTTTGCGCCAGACATCGCGCATTTTCTTT
This genomic window contains:
- a CDS encoding sensor histidine kinase encodes the protein MHKPSSLRWRLLWNLALLLVVLMLASGLSAYWNGREAADTAYDRTLLASARTIAAGVSQRDGSLSADVPYVALDTFAYDSAGRIFYLVNDINQKLISGYENLPPPPPGTPRTDDYPALARFYNATYQGQNVRVVSLLKPVSEPNMNGMAEIRVAETDEARVSMARSLAADTLLRLGMLAVGALLMVWFAVSAALRPLERLRTAVEERQSDDLRPLPLVEVQHELWPLVRALNHFTERLRGQFERQAQFIADAAHELRTPLAALKARLELGLRSTEPETWRNTLETAAQGTDRLTHLANQLLSLARVENGARAIAEGGAQLLDLSQLARELGMAMAPLAHARGVALALEADEPVWLRGEPTLLSELLSNLVDNALAHTPSGGNVILRVSAPAVLEVEDDGPGIPLEERDRVFERFYRRNQQIAGSGLGLAIVGEICRAHLAQISLHDGEQAGLKVRVSFIAGE
- a CDS encoding HDOD domain-containing protein — encoded protein: MSELADKVQQDLVEAIDNDDLVLPTLPEVALQIRKAAEDPEISVSTLSKVIGRDTALSARLIKVVNSPLLRATQEVTDLHTAITRLGVNYSSNLAIGLVMEQIFHARSDVVEKKMRDVWRKSLEIAGVSYALCRSYTQLKPDQAALGGLVHQIGVLPILTYAEDHYELLSDPVSLNHVIDQIHPLLGDKLLRVWEFPEMLVQLPGLYLDFKRESERVDYVDLVQVASLYCHKDTDHPIARIDAISVPAFRKLGIDPENEAMCRELEESRSMFY